One genomic window of Roseobacter ponti includes the following:
- a CDS encoding DUF1772 domain-containing protein, with translation MSTTFFILLQLSILAYALVAGVFLAFSDFIMRSLALTGGAGGVEAMQVINREVFRWVFMALFLGMAAVSLVIVGYGATNLAHPSGGLILLAGLLYLIGCFGVTVFVNVPMNEALAGMNLSEDATRAYWTGTYLPRWTFWNTVRTLACGASAALLLFGLLSMTQAQAAVLQDVVR, from the coding sequence ATGTCCACCACCTTCTTCATTCTGCTCCAGCTCTCGATTCTGGCCTATGCGCTGGTTGCGGGGGTCTTCCTCGCCTTCTCCGACTTCATCATGAGGTCGCTTGCGCTCACCGGCGGGGCGGGCGGAGTCGAAGCCATGCAGGTCATCAATCGCGAAGTCTTCCGCTGGGTTTTCATGGCCCTGTTCCTGGGGATGGCGGCCGTGTCGCTGGTCATCGTCGGGTATGGAGCGACCAACCTCGCTCATCCCTCCGGCGGACTGATCCTGCTTGCGGGCCTCCTCTACCTGATCGGCTGCTTCGGCGTGACCGTCTTCGTCAATGTGCCGATGAACGAGGCTTTGGCGGGCATGAACCTGTCCGAGGACGCGACCCGCGCCTATTGGACAGGCACCTATCTGCCGCGCTGGACCTTCTGGAACACCGTTCGGACGCTGGCCTGCGGGGCGTCCGCGGCTCTTCTACTCTTCGGGCTGCTGTCGATGACCCAAGCGCAGGCAGCCGTGCTTCAGGACGTGGTCCGCTGA